One segment of Meriones unguiculatus strain TT.TT164.6M chromosome 3, Bangor_MerUng_6.1, whole genome shotgun sequence DNA contains the following:
- the LOC110542442 gene encoding UDP-glucuronosyltransferase 2B17-like isoform X1 codes for MDIRANSERREDTLNRGLCSPRMPVKWIFALLLLQMSCCFRSGNCGKVLVWPMEYSHWMNLKIILDELVQRGHEVTVLRPSASILLDPEKSPGLKFETFSTTISKDDLESFFTKIVNMWTYELPRDTCLSFSPLLQNIFTEYSAYYQSLCKDTVSNKQLMAKLQKSKFDVLISDAIAPCGELIAELLHLPFLYSLRFTPGYTMEKYTGGFVLPPSYVPMILSGLGGQMTFLERVKNMICMLYFDFWFQTFDEKKWDQFYSETLGRPTTLAETVSKAELWLIRSYWDLEFPHPTLPNVDYVGGLHCKPAKPLPEEMEDFVQSSGEHGVVLFSLGSMVSNMTEEMANTVAWALAQIPQKVLWRFDGKKPANLGPNTRVYKWLPQNDLLGHPKTKAFITHGGANGIYEAIHHGIPMIGIPLFGEQHDNIAHMVAKGAAVALNIRTMSKSDLLNALEAVIDNPSYKENVMWLSTIHHDQPMKPLDRAVFWIEFVMRHKGAKHLRPLAFNLTWYQYHSLDVIGFLLACVAAIATLTVKGCLLVYRFFAREEKKKKTE; via the exons ACATAAGGGCAAACAGTGAGAGAAGGGAAGACACTCTGAACAGAGGACTGTGCTCTCCCAGGATGCCTGTGAAGTGGATTTTTGCCCTGCTCCTGCTGCAGATGAGTTGCTGCTTCAGATCTGGTAACTGTGGGAAGGTGTTGGTGTGGCCGATGGAGTACAGTCACTGGATGAATTTAAAGATAATACTGGATGAACTTGTACAGAGGGGTCATGAAGTGACTGTTCTGAGACCATCAGCTTCCATTTTGCTTGATCCCGAAAAATCGCCTGGCCTTAAATTTGAAACTTTTTCTACAACTATCAGTAAAGATGATCTGGAAAGTTTTTTCACAAAGATTGTGAATATGTGGACTTATGAGCTACCAAGAGATACATGTTTATCATTTTCTCCCTTGCTACAAAATATTTTTACAGAATATTCTGCTTATTATCAAAGTCTTTGTAAAGACACAGTTTCAAACAAACAGCTTATGGCAAAACTGCAGAAATCCAAGTTTGATGTCCTGATCTCAGATGCGATTGCTCCCTGTGGGGAACTGATAGCTGAACTGctccatcttccttttctttacagtCTTCGTTTCACTCCAGGCTACACAATGGAAAAGTACACTGGAGGATTtgtgctccctccctcttatGTACCTATGATTTTGTCAGGGCTAGGTGGTCAAATGACATTCTTAGAGAGGGTGAAAAATATGATATGTATGCTTTATTTTGACTTTTGGTTCCAGACATTTGATGAAAAGAAATGGGATCAGTTCTACAGTGAAACTTTGG GAAGGCCCACCACCTTAGCTGAGACAGTCAGCAAAGCAGAATTGTGGCTCATTAGGTCCTACTGGGATTTGGAATTTCCTCACCCAACCTTACCAAATGTTGACTATGTTGGAGGACTCCACTGCAAACCTGCTAAACCCTTGCCTGAG GAAATGGAAGACTTTGTCCAGAGCTCTGGAGAGCATGGGGTTGTGCTGTTTTCTTTGGGATCCATGGTCAGTAACATGACAGAGGAAATGGCCAACACAGTTGCATGGGCCCTTGCCCAGATTCCACAAAAG GTTCTTTGGAGATTTGATGGCAAAAAACCAGCCAACTTAGGACCCAATACTAGAGTCTACAAGTGGCTCCCCCAGAATGATCTTCTTG GACACCCCAAAACCAAAGCCTTCATAACTCACGGTGGAGCCAATGGCATCTATGAGGCGATCCACCATGGAATCCCCATGATTGGCATTCCTCTGTTTGGAGAACAACATGATAACATTGCCCACATGGTGGCCAAAGGAGCAGCTGTTGCATTAAATATCAGAACAATGTCAAAGTCAGATTTGCTCAATGCCCTGGAGGCAGTCATCGACAATCCTTC CTATAAAGAGAATGTTATGTGGCTATCAACCATTCACCATGACCAGCCTATGAAGCCACTAGACAGAGCTGTCTTTTGGATTGAGTTTGTCATGCGCCACAAAGGGGCCAAACACCTGAGACCACTCGCCTTTAATCTCACCTGGTACCAGTACCACTCTCTGGATGTGATAGGATTCCTACTCGCCTGTGTGGCAGCCATTGCTACCCTTACTGTAAAGGGCTGCTTGCTTGTTTACCGATTCTTtgcaagggaggaaaagaaaaagaagactgaaTAG
- the LOC110542442 gene encoding UDP-glucuronosyltransferase 2B17-like isoform X3, with amino-acid sequence MDIRANSERREDTLNRGLCSPRMPVKWIFALLLLQMSCCFRSGNCGKVLVWPMEYSHWMNLKIILDELVQRGHEVTVLRPSASILLDPEKSPGLKFETFSTTISKDDLESFFTKIVNMWTYELPRDTCLSFSPLLQNIFTEYSAYYQSLCKDTVSNKQLMAKLQKSKFDVLISDAIAPCGELIAELLHLPFLYSLRFTPGYTMEKYTGGFVLPPSYVPMILSGLGGQMTFLERVKNMICMLYFDFWFQTFDEKKWDQFYSETLGRPTTLAETVSKAELWLIRSYWDLEFPHPTLPNVDYVGGLHCKPAKPLPEEMEDFVQSSGEHGVVLFSLGSMVSNMTEEMANTVAWALAQIPQKL; translated from the exons ACATAAGGGCAAACAGTGAGAGAAGGGAAGACACTCTGAACAGAGGACTGTGCTCTCCCAGGATGCCTGTGAAGTGGATTTTTGCCCTGCTCCTGCTGCAGATGAGTTGCTGCTTCAGATCTGGTAACTGTGGGAAGGTGTTGGTGTGGCCGATGGAGTACAGTCACTGGATGAATTTAAAGATAATACTGGATGAACTTGTACAGAGGGGTCATGAAGTGACTGTTCTGAGACCATCAGCTTCCATTTTGCTTGATCCCGAAAAATCGCCTGGCCTTAAATTTGAAACTTTTTCTACAACTATCAGTAAAGATGATCTGGAAAGTTTTTTCACAAAGATTGTGAATATGTGGACTTATGAGCTACCAAGAGATACATGTTTATCATTTTCTCCCTTGCTACAAAATATTTTTACAGAATATTCTGCTTATTATCAAAGTCTTTGTAAAGACACAGTTTCAAACAAACAGCTTATGGCAAAACTGCAGAAATCCAAGTTTGATGTCCTGATCTCAGATGCGATTGCTCCCTGTGGGGAACTGATAGCTGAACTGctccatcttccttttctttacagtCTTCGTTTCACTCCAGGCTACACAATGGAAAAGTACACTGGAGGATTtgtgctccctccctcttatGTACCTATGATTTTGTCAGGGCTAGGTGGTCAAATGACATTCTTAGAGAGGGTGAAAAATATGATATGTATGCTTTATTTTGACTTTTGGTTCCAGACATTTGATGAAAAGAAATGGGATCAGTTCTACAGTGAAACTTTGG GAAGGCCCACCACCTTAGCTGAGACAGTCAGCAAAGCAGAATTGTGGCTCATTAGGTCCTACTGGGATTTGGAATTTCCTCACCCAACCTTACCAAATGTTGACTATGTTGGAGGACTCCACTGCAAACCTGCTAAACCCTTGCCTGAG GAAATGGAAGACTTTGTCCAGAGCTCTGGAGAGCATGGGGTTGTGCTGTTTTCTTTGGGATCCATGGTCAGTAACATGACAGAGGAAATGGCCAACACAGTTGCATGGGCCCTTGCCCAGATTCCACAAAAG CTATAA
- the LOC110542442 gene encoding UDP-glucuronosyltransferase 2B17-like isoform X2 yields MPVKWIFALLLLQMSCCFRSGNCGKVLVWPMEYSHWMNLKIILDELVQRGHEVTVLRPSASILLDPEKSPGLKFETFSTTISKDDLESFFTKIVNMWTYELPRDTCLSFSPLLQNIFTEYSAYYQSLCKDTVSNKQLMAKLQKSKFDVLISDAIAPCGELIAELLHLPFLYSLRFTPGYTMEKYTGGFVLPPSYVPMILSGLGGQMTFLERVKNMICMLYFDFWFQTFDEKKWDQFYSETLGRPTTLAETVSKAELWLIRSYWDLEFPHPTLPNVDYVGGLHCKPAKPLPEEMEDFVQSSGEHGVVLFSLGSMVSNMTEEMANTVAWALAQIPQKVLWRFDGKKPANLGPNTRVYKWLPQNDLLGHPKTKAFITHGGANGIYEAIHHGIPMIGIPLFGEQHDNIAHMVAKGAAVALNIRTMSKSDLLNALEAVIDNPSYKENVMWLSTIHHDQPMKPLDRAVFWIEFVMRHKGAKHLRPLAFNLTWYQYHSLDVIGFLLACVAAIATLTVKGCLLVYRFFAREEKKKKTE; encoded by the exons ATGCCTGTGAAGTGGATTTTTGCCCTGCTCCTGCTGCAGATGAGTTGCTGCTTCAGATCTGGTAACTGTGGGAAGGTGTTGGTGTGGCCGATGGAGTACAGTCACTGGATGAATTTAAAGATAATACTGGATGAACTTGTACAGAGGGGTCATGAAGTGACTGTTCTGAGACCATCAGCTTCCATTTTGCTTGATCCCGAAAAATCGCCTGGCCTTAAATTTGAAACTTTTTCTACAACTATCAGTAAAGATGATCTGGAAAGTTTTTTCACAAAGATTGTGAATATGTGGACTTATGAGCTACCAAGAGATACATGTTTATCATTTTCTCCCTTGCTACAAAATATTTTTACAGAATATTCTGCTTATTATCAAAGTCTTTGTAAAGACACAGTTTCAAACAAACAGCTTATGGCAAAACTGCAGAAATCCAAGTTTGATGTCCTGATCTCAGATGCGATTGCTCCCTGTGGGGAACTGATAGCTGAACTGctccatcttccttttctttacagtCTTCGTTTCACTCCAGGCTACACAATGGAAAAGTACACTGGAGGATTtgtgctccctccctcttatGTACCTATGATTTTGTCAGGGCTAGGTGGTCAAATGACATTCTTAGAGAGGGTGAAAAATATGATATGTATGCTTTATTTTGACTTTTGGTTCCAGACATTTGATGAAAAGAAATGGGATCAGTTCTACAGTGAAACTTTGG GAAGGCCCACCACCTTAGCTGAGACAGTCAGCAAAGCAGAATTGTGGCTCATTAGGTCCTACTGGGATTTGGAATTTCCTCACCCAACCTTACCAAATGTTGACTATGTTGGAGGACTCCACTGCAAACCTGCTAAACCCTTGCCTGAG GAAATGGAAGACTTTGTCCAGAGCTCTGGAGAGCATGGGGTTGTGCTGTTTTCTTTGGGATCCATGGTCAGTAACATGACAGAGGAAATGGCCAACACAGTTGCATGGGCCCTTGCCCAGATTCCACAAAAG GTTCTTTGGAGATTTGATGGCAAAAAACCAGCCAACTTAGGACCCAATACTAGAGTCTACAAGTGGCTCCCCCAGAATGATCTTCTTG GACACCCCAAAACCAAAGCCTTCATAACTCACGGTGGAGCCAATGGCATCTATGAGGCGATCCACCATGGAATCCCCATGATTGGCATTCCTCTGTTTGGAGAACAACATGATAACATTGCCCACATGGTGGCCAAAGGAGCAGCTGTTGCATTAAATATCAGAACAATGTCAAAGTCAGATTTGCTCAATGCCCTGGAGGCAGTCATCGACAATCCTTC CTATAAAGAGAATGTTATGTGGCTATCAACCATTCACCATGACCAGCCTATGAAGCCACTAGACAGAGCTGTCTTTTGGATTGAGTTTGTCATGCGCCACAAAGGGGCCAAACACCTGAGACCACTCGCCTTTAATCTCACCTGGTACCAGTACCACTCTCTGGATGTGATAGGATTCCTACTCGCCTGTGTGGCAGCCATTGCTACCCTTACTGTAAAGGGCTGCTTGCTTGTTTACCGATTCTTtgcaagggaggaaaagaaaaagaagactgaaTAG